The proteins below come from a single Oenanthe melanoleuca isolate GR-GAL-2019-014 chromosome Z, OMel1.0, whole genome shotgun sequence genomic window:
- the C7 gene encoding complement component C7 isoform X2 yields the protein MVIRTVRRMVQMKIDVKRGKLFDIITGETKGRVIHTKSFGGQCRKVFSGDRREYYRLSESVLAYNFQVKVQNDFSYEFFNSTWSYMKFVERYENSNSYKHTDTNKQNKNLQKSKQLMVVENSVEVAQFINNRPDFLTLAEPFWKELFNLPVVYEYSIYRRLIEHFGTHFLHSGSLGGHYKVIFYIDTDKMKAEGVSITDLYKCTSSGWNALIVKKKKTECTKLDELLLTSSGSSGNKIKGDPYIEGGSPGAVAGLSYLDLDNPAGNSQMYTAWAASVTDYPRVIKKKLTPLYELVKEVPCSSVKKHYLKQAIEEYMAENDPCKCQPCQNGGEAAVEGTQCVCYCKPYTFGAACELGTLVQDQPGVVDGQWSCWSSWSPCSERRKSRSRTCNNPSPRGGGKACVGEQHENKACEDEELQHLRLIEPHCFDLSINPTEFCSPPPLLENGFVQNAENSYPVGKNIVYACKHGYSLVGDPVAKCRSNLEWQVGERYCQETACLLPDLERGLQGEPWKPVYEIGERITLSCPHGMHLEGAHSILCEPSLKWSPDVKTIQCKRPVPSVKTEVTNPKCQPWEKVYQSQCVCKMPYECGPSLDICATDQRTKRNTPLTVCKMHALECMGRKYSLTNAENCKVPQAAEIPCGSCRSWEKCNVPSNICVCDEDGLCEEGGAQVCAEVSGSAARRTMTECEVGLLRCRGETVTLVSIRPCDMQSK from the exons ATGGTGATCAGGACTGTGAGGAGGATGGTGCAGATGAAGATCGATGTGAAGAGAGGAAAACT CTTTGATATTATTACTGGTGAGACTAAGGGAAGAGTCATTCATACAAAAAGTTTTGGAGGGCAATGCAGAAAGGTCTTTAGCGGCGATAGGAGAGAATACTACAGGCTGAGTGAAAGTGTTCTCGCTTATAATTTTCAG GTTAAAGTTCAGAATGATTTCAGTTACGAGTTTTTCAACAGCACCTGGTCTTATATGAAATTTGTAGAGCGGTATGAAAATTCAAACAGTTACAAACACACAGATacaaacaaacagaataaaaatctgcaaaag agTAAGCAGCTGATGGTTGTTGAAAACAGTGTGGAAGTTGCTCAGTTTATTAACAACCGCCCAGATTTTCTCACTCTTGCGGAGCCTTTCTGGAAGGAACTGTTCAACCTTCCAGTCGTCTATGAGTACAGCATCTACCGAAGGCTTATTGAACATTTTGGGACACACTTCTTACACTCTGGGTCTCTAGGAGGACAttacaaagttattttttatattgATACTgacaaaatgaaagcagaag GTGTCAGCATAACAGACTTGTACAAGTGTACCTCATCAGGCTGGAATGCACTCATTGTGAAAAAGAAGAAGACGGAATGCACCAAACTGGATGAACTGCTACTGACTTCTTCAG GAAGCAGTGGCAATAAAATTAAGGGAGACCCGTACATAGAAGGAGGAAGCCCAGGTGCAGTTGCTGGCCTTAGTTATCTAGATCTGGATAATCCTGCTGGGAACAGTCAGATGTACACTGCGTGGGCTGCATCAGTGACAGACTATCCcagagtaattaaaaaaaag CTAACACCATTATATGAGCTGGTAAAGGAAGTGCCCTGCTCCTCAGTCAAAAAGCATTACCTTAAACAAGCCATTGAAGAATATATGGCTGAAAATGATCCCTGCAAATGTCAGCCTTGCCAGAATGGTGGTGAGGCAGCCGTGGAAGGAACACAGTGTGTGTGTTACTGTAAACCTTACACCTTTGGAGCAGCTTGTGAGCTGGGAACTCTTGTGCAAGATCAGCCAG GTGTTGTTGATGGACAATGGAGCTGCTGGTCTTCCTGGAGTCCTTgttcagagagaaggaaatcaAGGAGCCGAACCTGTAACAACCCCTCCCCACGAGGTGGAGGGAAGGCCTGCGTAGGAGAGcagcatgaaaacaaagcatGTGAGGATGAAGAGTTGCAGCATCTTCG ATTGATTGAACCACACTGTTTTGATTTATCCATAAATCCTACAGAATTTTGTTCACCTCCTCCTCTCTTAGAAAATGGATTTGTTCAA aatgCTGAAAACTCATACCCTGTTGGGAAAAACATTGTTTATGCATGCAAACATGGATATTCTCTTGTTGGTGATCCTGTTGCTAAGTGTCGCAGTAATTTAGAGTGGCAAGTTGGAGAGAGATATTGCCAGG AAACTGCTTGTCTCCTGCCTGACCTGGAGAGAGGTTTGCAAGGAGAGCCATGGAAACCTGTGTATGAGATTGGTGAGAGAATAACTCTGTCTTGTCCACATGGCATGCACTTGGAAGGGGCACACTCCATTTTGTGCGAGCCCAGCCTCAAGTGGTCTCCTGATGTGAAGACTATCCAATGCAAAAGACCAG TGCCCAGTGTGAAAACAGAAGTGACAAATCCTAAGTGTCAGCCATGGGAGAAAGTATATCAGTCACAATGTGTGTGCAAAATGCCCTATGAGTGTGG tcCTTCCCTGGACATCTGTGCTACAGATCAAAGAACCAAGAGAAACACACCTTTAACTGTTTGCAAGATGCATGCCTTGGAGTGCATGGGCAGAAAATACTCTCTAACTAATGCAGAAAACTGCAAAGTACCCCAGGCAGCTGAAATACCATGTGGATCATGCCGTTCATGGGAAAAATGCAATG
- the C7 gene encoding complement component C7 isoform X1 translates to MKVLRIFLLLEVSGFLPIFSSPSPIHCRWSSFGPWSECNGCTQNQIRRRTVAVYGQYGGNPCSGDTFETRPCTPTRGCPTEDGCGDRFRCFSGQCISRSLVCNGDQDCEEDGADEDRCEERKTVCDIDKTPLNSELTGAGFDIITGETKGRVIHTKSFGGQCRKVFSGDRREYYRLSESVLAYNFQVKVQNDFSYEFFNSTWSYMKFVERYENSNSYKHTDTNKQNKNLQKSKQLMVVENSVEVAQFINNRPDFLTLAEPFWKELFNLPVVYEYSIYRRLIEHFGTHFLHSGSLGGHYKVIFYIDTDKMKAEGVSITDLYKCTSSGWNALIVKKKKTECTKLDELLLTSSGSSGNKIKGDPYIEGGSPGAVAGLSYLDLDNPAGNSQMYTAWAASVTDYPRVIKKKLTPLYELVKEVPCSSVKKHYLKQAIEEYMAENDPCKCQPCQNGGEAAVEGTQCVCYCKPYTFGAACELGTLVQDQPGVVDGQWSCWSSWSPCSERRKSRSRTCNNPSPRGGGKACVGEQHENKACEDEELQHLRLIEPHCFDLSINPTEFCSPPPLLENGFVQNAENSYPVGKNIVYACKHGYSLVGDPVAKCRSNLEWQVGERYCQETACLLPDLERGLQGEPWKPVYEIGERITLSCPHGMHLEGAHSILCEPSLKWSPDVKTIQCKRPVPSVKTEVTNPKCQPWEKVYQSQCVCKMPYECGPSLDICATDQRTKRNTPLTVCKMHALECMGRKYSLTNAENCKVPQAAEIPCGSCRSWEKCNVPSNICVCDEDGLCEEGGAQVCAEVSGSAARRTMTECEVGLLRCRGETVTLVSIRPCDMQSK, encoded by the exons CCCTTCTCCAATCCATTGCCGCTGGAGTTCTTTTGGCCCTTGGTCTGAGTGCAATGGCTGTACTCAAAACCAG ATTAGGAGACGGACAGTGGCAGTTTATGGCCAGTATGGAGGAAACCCCTGCTCTGGGGATACCTTTGAAACAAGACCATGCACCCCCACAAGGGGATGCCCGACAGAAGATGGCTGTGGTGATCGGTTTAGGTGTTTCTCAG GTCAGTGCATTAGCAGATCCCTAGTGTGCAATGGTGATCAGGACTGTGAGGAGGATGGTGCAGATGAAGATCGATGTGAAGAGAGGAAAACTGTATGTGATATTGACAAAACACCTCTGAATTCAGAACTTACAGGAGCAGG CTTTGATATTATTACTGGTGAGACTAAGGGAAGAGTCATTCATACAAAAAGTTTTGGAGGGCAATGCAGAAAGGTCTTTAGCGGCGATAGGAGAGAATACTACAGGCTGAGTGAAAGTGTTCTCGCTTATAATTTTCAG GTTAAAGTTCAGAATGATTTCAGTTACGAGTTTTTCAACAGCACCTGGTCTTATATGAAATTTGTAGAGCGGTATGAAAATTCAAACAGTTACAAACACACAGATacaaacaaacagaataaaaatctgcaaaag agTAAGCAGCTGATGGTTGTTGAAAACAGTGTGGAAGTTGCTCAGTTTATTAACAACCGCCCAGATTTTCTCACTCTTGCGGAGCCTTTCTGGAAGGAACTGTTCAACCTTCCAGTCGTCTATGAGTACAGCATCTACCGAAGGCTTATTGAACATTTTGGGACACACTTCTTACACTCTGGGTCTCTAGGAGGACAttacaaagttattttttatattgATACTgacaaaatgaaagcagaag GTGTCAGCATAACAGACTTGTACAAGTGTACCTCATCAGGCTGGAATGCACTCATTGTGAAAAAGAAGAAGACGGAATGCACCAAACTGGATGAACTGCTACTGACTTCTTCAG GAAGCAGTGGCAATAAAATTAAGGGAGACCCGTACATAGAAGGAGGAAGCCCAGGTGCAGTTGCTGGCCTTAGTTATCTAGATCTGGATAATCCTGCTGGGAACAGTCAGATGTACACTGCGTGGGCTGCATCAGTGACAGACTATCCcagagtaattaaaaaaaag CTAACACCATTATATGAGCTGGTAAAGGAAGTGCCCTGCTCCTCAGTCAAAAAGCATTACCTTAAACAAGCCATTGAAGAATATATGGCTGAAAATGATCCCTGCAAATGTCAGCCTTGCCAGAATGGTGGTGAGGCAGCCGTGGAAGGAACACAGTGTGTGTGTTACTGTAAACCTTACACCTTTGGAGCAGCTTGTGAGCTGGGAACTCTTGTGCAAGATCAGCCAG GTGTTGTTGATGGACAATGGAGCTGCTGGTCTTCCTGGAGTCCTTgttcagagagaaggaaatcaAGGAGCCGAACCTGTAACAACCCCTCCCCACGAGGTGGAGGGAAGGCCTGCGTAGGAGAGcagcatgaaaacaaagcatGTGAGGATGAAGAGTTGCAGCATCTTCG ATTGATTGAACCACACTGTTTTGATTTATCCATAAATCCTACAGAATTTTGTTCACCTCCTCCTCTCTTAGAAAATGGATTTGTTCAA aatgCTGAAAACTCATACCCTGTTGGGAAAAACATTGTTTATGCATGCAAACATGGATATTCTCTTGTTGGTGATCCTGTTGCTAAGTGTCGCAGTAATTTAGAGTGGCAAGTTGGAGAGAGATATTGCCAGG AAACTGCTTGTCTCCTGCCTGACCTGGAGAGAGGTTTGCAAGGAGAGCCATGGAAACCTGTGTATGAGATTGGTGAGAGAATAACTCTGTCTTGTCCACATGGCATGCACTTGGAAGGGGCACACTCCATTTTGTGCGAGCCCAGCCTCAAGTGGTCTCCTGATGTGAAGACTATCCAATGCAAAAGACCAG TGCCCAGTGTGAAAACAGAAGTGACAAATCCTAAGTGTCAGCCATGGGAGAAAGTATATCAGTCACAATGTGTGTGCAAAATGCCCTATGAGTGTGG tcCTTCCCTGGACATCTGTGCTACAGATCAAAGAACCAAGAGAAACACACCTTTAACTGTTTGCAAGATGCATGCCTTGGAGTGCATGGGCAGAAAATACTCTCTAACTAATGCAGAAAACTGCAAAGTACCCCAGGCAGCTGAAATACCATGTGGATCATGCCGTTCATGGGAAAAATGCAATG